The Bacteroidales bacterium sequence TATAAACTACAAAAATAGTAACAAACGAGCGAGATTAACAAAGCTTGCTTTGATATTTCACAGCGAGTGCAGTCTATATTCGCGGTTTACCGCAAAGATAGTAAAATTTTAGAAACTCCATTTATCTATCTACATCAAATAAAACAAATTTATCAAAATCATAGTTATTTATTTTGCAGAATAAAAAAAAGTGCGTATATTTGCATCGCTTTTGAGGGGTACACCCTAAAAGAGGTCCCATAGCTCAGTTGGTTAGAGCATCTGACTCATAATCAGGGGGTCCTTGGTTCAAGCCCAAGTGGGACCACAAATAAGAAATCGCTAAGAGTACTTAGCGATTTCTTTTGTTTTACAACTCCTTATCTTTTATAATTGCAACATTATAACATACGAGAGTTTTGTGACTGATGATTTAACTCTTCTTTTTTTTGCAAATATGAGTATCAAAAGACAAAAAGAGAATAAACTAAAATAAGAAATACACTATTGCCCCAATATAATCAGTAGTATAAAAAATATAGGTTGTAACCCTTCTTTTCTATTTTGTCTATCTGTTTGTCTCTTTGCATTTAGAGACAATTCTTTAAGAGGTTTAAAAGATTCAACAATTGTTTTTTCTTTATATTTGGCACCAAAAATTCGCTCTATACCCTTTATTGATTTATTCGTTGTTTCCAACAACTCCTCGACATAAGAGAGTACAGAGTTTATCTTTTCTATCTCAGGAATACAATCTGTATGAGCCTTATAACATTCTAACTCATTCTTAGATTTCAACATTTCATCTCTTATCTCTATTATAAATCTAAATTTCTGCTTTATTATTTTAGAATCAAATGATTTCTTTTCAAGAATATCACACTTTTTTCTAAAATCACAGATTTTCCAGCCTTCAAAGAATCAAAGTTTTGGTTTTTGAGTTTATAAGACTTCAAACAGGTATTCAACCTCTTTTCCTCTCAAAGCAGTCAACAATCAATATTCGCTACTCTTAAAACAAAAACTCCCAGGGCAATCCCGAGAGTTTTCTTCTTTTGTGTTCTGGTGTCAAACAATAACAAAAGATATGATGTTTATAAAACAAAAAAAGATTGAACTCTAGTTCAACCTTTCGTAGTCCATAGGGGAATCGAACCCCTCTTTCAAGAATGAAAATCTTGCGTCCTAACCGATAGACGAATGGACCATCCTTTGGTGTGGGATTCCCGACACCCGCTTTCTTATAGTTTATTAACTTTAAGAGCTAATTTTGATTTTAAGTTAGCTGCTTTGTTTTTGTGAATAACGTTTTTCTTTGCTAATTTATCAAGCATTGAAGTTACTTTCACTAGAAGAGTTGCAGCCTCCTCTTTCTCTGTTGTAGCGCGTAATTTGCGAACTGCATTACGCATTGTTTTTGCATAATATCTATTATGCAAACGGCGAGTTTCTGTCTCGCGGATTCTTTTGATTGAAGATTTATGGTTTGCCATTTCTTTATTTTTTTATTATTAGTAGCCCCTAGGGGAATCGAACCCCTCTTTGGAGAATGAGAATCTCCCGTCCTAACCGATAGACGAAAGGGCCATATCGAGTTGCGTATAAATACATATTTCTCGATTTGCGACTGCAAAGGTATATACTTTTTTTTAATTGGACAAATTTTTAAACAAAAACTTTTATCAAAATAATTATTTTATTGCTTTTATCCGCAATTTAGGTATTTTCTCTCTTACATTTATACCAAATGCAGGGCTATACGTGAGGTCATAAATAATAGCCCGCTAATTATTTTTATTTATATAATAATGTCTAAATTAGGTAATTTATTATATATTTGTATCGAAAATGGGAATTTGTGCAAATTAAAAAAACAAACAATATACTATTTTATTATGAAAAAATTTTTAGTTAGTACGCTTGTATTAATTGTATCAATGGCTTTTGGCAATGTTTATGCCGATTGCTCTTTTGGTTCTTATAATTCAAGTTACGGAAGAAACCTTGTTTCATTTGGTGTTACCGATGGGACAACGTCTCAAGTAGTTTCGGTAAATCAAACAACATCTGGTTCGATTTATTACGATCGTAAATCTACAATTTTTGAAACCAACCCAGGAGAGGAGATTACGTTCTCTGATTTAACTTGGAATGGAGCATGGATGCATGGTTATCTCTTTGTTGACTACAATCAAGATGGAGAGTTCAACCAAACTCTTAACGCTAATGGAACAACTGGCGGAGAGGTGGT is a genomic window containing:
- a CDS encoding 30S ribosomal protein S20, whose protein sequence is MANHKSSIKRIRETETRRLHNRYYAKTMRNAVRKLRATTEKEEAATLLVKVTSMLDKLAKKNVIHKNKAANLKSKLALKVNKL